The Megasphaera stantonii genome includes a window with the following:
- a CDS encoding sigma-70 family RNA polymerase sigma factor, translating to MTDQIAYQEYIQRRYNAFCKTVIRCAALDKILKLKRQWERQVSLDYLMNEKFVQFAASEPDEEYPFTVCGQTVLLCNAALADAISVLPEQTREEILRYYFLRQPQRVIGACIGRSRSTAGRHIQLALQRLREEMGVSRYE from the coding sequence ATGACCGACCAGATAGCCTATCAAGAATATATCCAGCGCAGGTACAACGCCTTTTGCAAGACTGTTATCCGCTGTGCCGCCTTGGACAAGATTTTGAAGCTTAAACGGCAATGGGAACGGCAAGTTTCCCTTGACTATCTGATGAACGAGAAGTTTGTCCAGTTTGCCGCGTCGGAGCCGGACGAGGAATACCCATTTACCGTCTGCGGTCAGACCGTCCTGCTCTGCAACGCCGCCCTTGCCGACGCGATCTCTGTTTTGCCGGAGCAGACGCGGGAAGAAATCCTGCGCTATTACTTTCTGCGCCAGCCGCAGCGCGTGATCGGCGCGTGTATTGGCCGGTCACGCAGCACAGCGGGGCGGCATATCCAGCTTGCCTTGCAGCGGCTACGCGAAGAAATGGGGGTGAGCCGGTATGAGTAG
- a CDS encoding helix-turn-helix domain-containing protein: MSRLLPYETILKAREGDPEAVNAVLLHYAGYIRYFSKVNGQVNAEVEDYVKQRLIDCQFKFRLDEPPDKS; encoded by the coding sequence ATGAGTAGACTTCTCCCCTATGAAACAATCCTCAAAGCCCGTGAGGGCGACCCAGAAGCCGTGAACGCTGTCCTGCTCCACTACGCCGGATATATCCGCTATTTCTCAAAAGTGAACGGGCAGGTCAACGCCGAGGTGGAGGACTATGTAAAGCAGCGGTTAATTGACTGTCAATTCAAGTTCCGGCTTGACGAACCACCGGACAAGTCATAA
- a CDS encoding plasmid mobilization protein gives MRKKYNTPHRSRVVKTRLSEDEYADFTARLAPYGISQSEFLRQAIRRTTIRPVIHVSAVNDELLSAVGKLTAEYGRIGGNLNQIARYLNEYGTPYNALSGEVRAAIADLAALKYEVLQKVGDAVGNTQAYQL, from the coding sequence ATGCGAAAGAAATACAACACACCCCACCGCAGCCGCGTTGTGAAAACCCGGCTGTCCGAAGATGAATACGCCGACTTCACAGCGCGGCTTGCGCCCTATGGTATCAGCCAGTCGGAATTTCTCCGGCAGGCGATACGGCGCACCACCATACGCCCCGTTATCCATGTGTCAGCGGTCAATGACGAACTGCTCTCCGCTGTCGGGAAGCTGACCGCCGAGTACGGCAGGATCGGCGGCAACCTCAATCAGATTGCCCGGTATCTGAATGAGTACGGCACACCCTATAACGCCCTCTCCGGCGAGGTACGCGCCGCCATAGCCGACCTTGCCGCCCTCAAGTATGAAGTCTTACAGAAAGTAGGTGACGCAGTTGGCAACACTCAAGCATATCAACTCTAA
- a CDS encoding relaxase/mobilization nuclease domain-containing protein, producing MATLKHINSKNADYGAAEQYLLFEHDEFTMKPVLDETGRLIPREDYRLSTLNCGGEDFAVACMRANLRYEKNQRREDVKSHHYIISFDPRDGPDNGLTVDRAQELGEKFCAEHFPGHQALVCTHPDGHNHSGNIHVHIVINSLRIEEVPFLPYMDRPADTKAGCKHRCTDAALRYFKSEVMEMCHREGLYQIDLLNGSKNRVTDREYWAQKKGQAALDRQNAPMIAGGITPRQTKFETNKEKLRQTIRAALSAATSFEDFSSLLLREGVAVKESRGRLSYLTPDRTKPITARKLGDDFDRAAVFAVLEQNAARAAEKPAAIPEYPRHGKTGIQPTKVPQTAPKQDGVQRLVDIEQKMAEGKGRGYERWATMHNLKQMAATLNVYQEYGFTSPEQLEAAVDTAYQEMRQTSGKLKTLETKLQGKKELQQQVLAYAKTKPARDGLKAQKSEKARAAYRQANESDFIIAEAAARYFKAHGITKLPARKALQAEIEQLISEKDGLYNTYHEQKQRFKELQTVKRNIDQILRREEPHRRKEQSHER from the coding sequence TTGGCAACACTCAAGCATATCAACTCTAAAAATGCCGACTACGGAGCCGCCGAACAATACCTGCTTTTCGAGCATGACGAGTTTACCATGAAGCCCGTCCTTGATGAAACCGGCAGGCTTATCCCCCGCGAGGACTACCGGCTGTCCACGCTGAACTGCGGCGGGGAGGATTTTGCCGTTGCCTGTATGCGAGCAAATCTCCGCTATGAGAAGAACCAGCGGCGGGAAGATGTGAAAAGCCACCACTATATCATCAGCTTTGACCCACGGGACGGCCCGGACAACGGCTTGACCGTAGACCGGGCGCAGGAGTTGGGCGAGAAGTTTTGCGCCGAGCATTTCCCCGGCCACCAAGCCCTTGTATGCACCCACCCGGACGGGCATAACCACAGCGGAAATATCCATGTGCATATCGTCATTAACAGCCTGCGGATTGAGGAAGTGCCGTTCCTGCCCTACATGGACAGGCCAGCCGACACGAAAGCCGGTTGCAAGCACCGCTGTACCGACGCGGCCTTGCGCTACTTCAAGTCCGAAGTCATGGAGATGTGCCACCGGGAGGGGCTTTACCAAATCGACCTCTTGAACGGCAGCAAGAACCGCGTCACAGACCGGGAGTATTGGGCGCAGAAAAAGGGACAGGCCGCACTGGACAGGCAGAACGCCCCCATGATTGCAGGCGGTATCACGCCCCGGCAGACCAAGTTTGAAACGAACAAGGAGAAGCTGCGGCAGACCATACGCGCCGCGCTGTCTGCGGCGACCTCATTCGAGGACTTTTCCTCTCTGCTGCTGCGGGAGGGCGTGGCCGTCAAGGAGAGCCGGGGGCGGCTATCCTATCTCACGCCGGACAGGACAAAGCCCATTACCGCCCGAAAGCTGGGTGACGACTTTGACCGCGCCGCTGTCTTTGCCGTTTTGGAGCAGAACGCCGCCAGAGCCGCAGAAAAGCCCGCAGCCATACCCGAATACCCCCGGCATGGGAAAACCGGCATACAGCCCACAAAAGTCCCACAAACCGCCCCGAAACAGGACGGTGTGCAGCGGCTTGTGGACATTGAGCAGAAAATGGCCGAGGGCAAAGGCCGGGGCTATGAACGCTGGGCGACCATGCACAACCTCAAACAAATGGCCGCGACGCTGAATGTGTATCAGGAATACGGCTTCACTTCCCCGGAGCAGTTAGAAGCCGCCGTTGATACCGCCTATCAGGAAATGCGCCAGACCAGCGGCAAGTTGAAAACGCTGGAAACAAAGCTACAAGGGAAAAAGGAGTTGCAGCAACAGGTACTTGCCTATGCCAAGACCAAGCCCGCCCGCGACGGGCTGAAAGCGCAGAAATCCGAGAAAGCCCGCGCCGCCTACCGGCAGGCAAATGAGAGCGATTTTATCATAGCCGAAGCCGCCGCCCGGTATTTCAAGGCGCATGGCATTACCAAGCTGCCCGCCCGGAAAGCGTTGCAGGCCGAGATCGAGCAGCTTATCTCCGAGAAAGACGGCCTGTATAACACCTATCACGAACAGAAACAGCGGTTCAAGGAGTTGCAGACCGTCAAGCGGAACATCGACCAGATTTTGCGCCGGGAGGAACCGCACCGCAGAAAGGAGCAGAGCCATGAACGATAA
- a CDS encoding cysteine-rich VLP domain-containing protein, with the protein MNDKLPRMDYRQHRRARRLVHECCNYDGGNCLLLDDGEPCVCVQSISLSLMCRWFRVAVLPLDGELAAALLYRGSRKRCAVCGAAFVPKSNRGKYCPDCAGRMKKIKAAERKRKQRQRCHALEPFKPA; encoded by the coding sequence ATGAACGATAAACTGCCCCGCATGGACTACCGCCAGCACCGGCGGGCGCGGCGGCTGGTGCATGAGTGCTGTAACTACGACGGGGGAAACTGCCTGCTGTTAGACGACGGGGAGCCTTGCGTGTGCGTCCAGAGCATTTCCCTTTCCCTCATGTGCCGCTGGTTCCGTGTGGCGGTCCTGCCCCTTGACGGGGAGCTGGCCGCAGCCCTCTTGTACCGGGGAAGCCGGAAACGGTGTGCGGTCTGCGGCGCGGCATTTGTCCCCAAATCCAACCGGGGAAAATACTGCCCCGACTGCGCCGGACGCATGAAGAAAATCAAAGCCGCCGAGAGAAAGCGGAAACAAAGGCAGAGATGTCACGCTTTAGAGCCTTTCAAACCCGCATAA
- a CDS encoding phage replisome organizer N-terminal domain-containing protein — protein sequence MSDNRKYYYLKLKENYFDEDAIVLLESMQDGILYSNILLKLYLKSLKNGGKLQLDENIPYTAQMIATITRQQVGTVERALQIFMKLGLVEPLQNGALYMSNIELLIGQSSTEGERKRRARLALQEQKALPKAGADKCPPYQADICPPEIEIEKEIEIEKERERELDTGQPARAAYGRYENVFLSQSELDGLKADLPDKWNYYIDRLSCHIASSGKRYRSHAATIYKWAQEDAARKSPKKGIPDYSCKEGESL from the coding sequence ATGTCAGACAACCGAAAATACTACTACCTCAAGCTGAAAGAGAATTACTTTGACGAGGACGCTATCGTGCTGCTGGAAAGTATGCAGGACGGCATCCTCTATTCCAACATTCTCTTGAAACTGTACCTGAAATCGCTGAAAAACGGCGGGAAGTTGCAGCTTGATGAAAATATTCCCTACACCGCGCAGATGATTGCCACCATTACCCGCCAGCAAGTTGGCACCGTAGAGCGAGCCTTGCAGATTTTTATGAAGCTGGGGCTTGTGGAGCCGTTACAGAACGGCGCGTTGTATATGAGCAACATTGAACTGCTTATCGGCCAATCCTCTACCGAGGGGGAGCGGAAACGGCGGGCAAGGCTGGCTTTGCAGGAGCAGAAAGCCTTGCCAAAGGCCGGGGCGGACAAATGTCCACCATATCAAGCGGACATTTGTCCACCAGAGATAGAGATAGAGAAAGAGATAGAGATAGAAAAAGAGAGAGAGCGAGAGTTAGATACGGGACAGCCTGCCCGCGCCGCCTATGGCCGATATGAAAATGTCTTTCTTTCGCAATCAGAACTGGACGGGCTGAAAGCAGACCTGCCCGACAAATGGAACTATTACATTGACCGGCTATCCTGCCATATCGCGTCCAGCGGCAAGCGATACCGCAGCCATGCCGCCACAATCTACAAATGGGCGCAGGAGGACGCAGCCAGGAAATCCCCGAAAAAGGGCATACCAGACTACTCATGCAAGGAGGGCGAGAGTTTATGA